Proteins encoded together in one Rhizobium bangladeshense window:
- a CDS encoding zinc-binding alcohol dehydrogenase family protein has product MRAVAYKTPQPIAAETSLIDVDLPMPEAHGHDLLVEIKAVSVNPVDVKVRAHSAPPADELKVLGWDAAGVVKAVGADVTLFRPGDEVFYAGVISRPGSNAEFHLVDERIVGKKPKSLDFAAAAALPLTSITAYEAMFDRLKVQDAIPGAARSILIIGGAGGVGSIAIQIARSLTDLTVIATASRPETQNWVKALGAHHVVDHSKPIAPEVAALGIGAPGFVFSTTNTGSHVGDIVEAIAPQGRFALIDDPKTLDIVPFKRKAISIHWELMFTRPLYGTPDMIEQHKLLNKISELVDNGKIRTTLTETVGPINAANLKKAHAMVESGRMKGKAVLAGF; this is encoded by the coding sequence ATGCGTGCCGTCGCCTATAAGACCCCACAGCCCATTGCCGCCGAGACTTCGCTGATCGATGTCGACTTGCCGATGCCGGAAGCTCATGGCCACGATCTGCTCGTCGAGATCAAGGCTGTCTCCGTCAACCCCGTCGATGTAAAGGTACGCGCCCATTCCGCGCCACCCGCCGACGAACTGAAGGTGCTCGGCTGGGATGCCGCGGGTGTCGTCAAGGCCGTCGGCGCTGACGTCACGCTGTTCAGGCCGGGCGACGAGGTGTTCTACGCCGGCGTCATCAGCCGTCCGGGCAGCAATGCCGAATTCCACCTCGTCGACGAGCGCATCGTCGGAAAAAAACCGAAGAGCCTCGATTTCGCGGCCGCAGCCGCCCTGCCGCTGACCTCGATCACTGCTTATGAGGCGATGTTCGATCGGCTGAAGGTGCAGGACGCTATTCCGGGCGCGGCACGCTCCATCCTGATCATCGGCGGCGCAGGCGGGGTCGGCTCGATCGCCATCCAGATCGCCCGGTCTCTCACCGATCTCACCGTGATCGCAACGGCATCGCGGCCGGAAACGCAGAACTGGGTGAAGGCGCTCGGCGCACATCACGTCGTCGATCATTCCAAGCCGATCGCGCCTGAGGTGGCAGCGCTCGGTATAGGCGCACCGGGGTTCGTGTTTTCGACAACCAATACCGGCAGTCACGTCGGCGACATCGTGGAAGCCATCGCGCCGCAAGGCCGCTTTGCACTGATCGACGATCCCAAGACACTCGACATCGTCCCCTTCAAGCGCAAGGCCATCTCCATCCATTGGGAGTTGATGTTCACCCGTCCGCTTTATGGCACGCCTGACATGATCGAGCAGCACAAGCTGCTGAACAAGATTTCGGAACTGGTCGACAACGGAAAGATCCGCACGACTCTCACCGAGACCGTCGGCCCGATCAATGCGGCGAATCTGAAGAAAGCGCATGCGATGGTCGAAAGCGGCCGGATGAAGGGCAAGGCAGTGCTTGCAGGCTTCTGA
- a CDS encoding L,D-transpeptidase: protein MTISRRGFLIALPLFMAGCSSTGLNSQTNYAALPDEKFPLKQVPIDKIKPELRRQEVAYETAYAAGTIVIDTPARRAYYVLGNGRAMRYGVGVGREGLALAGNAYVGRKAEWPSWTPTENMQRREERYRRLAGGMPGGPNNPLGARAMYLYRGGNDTHFRIHGTNQPESIGLAMSSGCIRMMNHDVIDLYNRVEVGARVVVIQA from the coding sequence ATGACGATCTCCCGCCGGGGCTTTCTGATTGCTCTGCCTCTTTTCATGGCCGGCTGCTCTTCCACCGGCCTGAACAGCCAGACGAATTACGCAGCGCTTCCCGATGAAAAGTTTCCGCTGAAGCAGGTGCCGATCGACAAGATCAAGCCGGAGCTTCGCCGTCAGGAAGTCGCCTATGAAACCGCTTATGCTGCAGGCACGATCGTCATCGATACGCCGGCGCGTCGCGCCTACTATGTCCTCGGGAACGGGCGGGCCATGCGTTACGGCGTCGGTGTCGGCCGCGAGGGGCTGGCACTCGCCGGAAACGCCTATGTCGGGCGCAAGGCGGAATGGCCGAGCTGGACGCCTACCGAAAATATGCAGCGCCGCGAGGAGCGCTATCGCAGGCTCGCTGGCGGCATGCCAGGCGGCCCGAACAATCCGCTTGGCGCGCGGGCGATGTATCTCTATCGCGGCGGCAACGACACGCATTTCCGCATACATGGGACAAATCAGCCGGAATCGATCGGTCTCGCCATGTCGAGCGGCTGTATCCGTATGATGAACCATGACGTGATCGATCTCTATAATCGCGTCGAGGTCGGCGCCAGGGTCGTCGTCATTCAGGCTTGA
- a CDS encoding MFS transporter — translation MSEIAINDSIESRPDDELPSATTVALVQLALACGGFGIGTGEFAIMGLLPNVAETFSVTTPQAGYVISAYALGVVVGAPVIAVLAAKMARRTLLLTLMLIFAVGNISSAVAPSFETFAVLRFITGLPHGAYFGVAALVAASMVPLNRRARAVGRVMLGLTVATLLGTPLTTFFGQSLDWQVAFWSVGIVGLLTVALIWIYLPKDRVSEEASFSRELGAFRRPQVWLTLAIAAVGYGGMFAMFSYIASTTTEVAMLPESAVPIMLVLFGVGMNAGNFIGSWLADKSLLGTIGGSLIYNIVVLTTFSLTAANPYMLGLSVFLVGCGFAAGPALQTRLMDVAADAQTLAAASNHSAFNIANAIGAWLGGLVIAWGYGFAATGYVGAALSFLGLFVFAASARLERRSRRVQPA, via the coding sequence ATGAGTGAGATCGCCATCAATGATTCCATTGAATCCCGGCCGGATGACGAACTGCCGTCGGCAACGACGGTCGCTTTGGTTCAACTTGCACTCGCTTGCGGCGGCTTCGGAATCGGCACGGGCGAGTTCGCGATCATGGGGCTGCTGCCCAATGTCGCGGAAACCTTCTCGGTTACAACGCCGCAGGCGGGCTACGTCATCAGCGCCTATGCCCTCGGCGTTGTTGTCGGCGCGCCCGTCATCGCCGTGCTTGCCGCGAAGATGGCGCGTCGCACACTGCTTTTGACGCTGATGCTCATCTTTGCCGTGGGTAACATATCGAGCGCAGTGGCGCCAAGCTTCGAGACCTTCGCCGTGTTGCGCTTCATCACCGGCCTGCCGCATGGTGCCTATTTCGGCGTCGCGGCGCTCGTCGCCGCCTCGATGGTGCCGTTGAACCGGCGGGCGCGGGCGGTCGGGCGCGTCATGCTCGGCCTGACCGTCGCGACACTTCTCGGCACGCCGTTGACGACCTTCTTCGGCCAGTCGCTCGACTGGCAGGTGGCGTTCTGGTCGGTCGGAATCGTCGGCCTGCTGACCGTGGCCTTGATCTGGATCTATCTTCCGAAGGACAGGGTCTCCGAAGAGGCGAGCTTCTCACGCGAACTCGGCGCCTTCCGCCGGCCGCAGGTGTGGCTGACGCTCGCCATCGCCGCCGTCGGCTATGGCGGCATGTTCGCCATGTTCAGTTATATCGCCTCGACGACGACCGAGGTGGCGATGCTGCCGGAAAGCGCGGTCCCGATCATGCTGGTGCTCTTCGGCGTCGGCATGAATGCCGGCAATTTCATCGGCTCGTGGCTCGCCGATAAATCGCTGCTCGGTACGATCGGCGGTTCGCTCATCTATAATATCGTCGTGCTCACCACTTTCTCTCTGACGGCCGCCAACCCCTATATGCTCGGCCTCTCGGTCTTCCTCGTCGGCTGCGGTTTTGCCGCCGGGCCGGCGCTGCAGACGCGGCTGATGGACGTCGCCGCCGATGCGCAGACGCTTGCCGCCGCCTCCAACCACTCCGCCTTCAACATCGCCAATGCGATCGGCGCCTGGCTCGGCGGTCTCGTCATCGCCTGGGGTTACGGGTTTGCGGCCACCGGTTACGTCGGCGCAGCACTCTCCTTCCTCGGCCTCTTCGTCTTCGCAGCCTCAGCCCGCCTGGAGAGGCGAAGCCGGCGCGTGCAGCCCGCCTGA
- the mgtE gene encoding magnesium transporter produces the protein MNINRFPLRAGHAARAFINNSRGATIAERVEALNALSVQDAGRVLSGMPLDYAVNILDRPELRNAAEILALISAEEAARLLHGMSNDRVADVLLELDGETRARLFASLDEPVRIAIQHLMGYPPRTAGGIMTTEFVSVPDSWTVAQTLDHVRQVERSRETVYAIYVLDEISHALQHVVTLRRLITGEPDASILSVAQKGAPVSADPLMKQEDVARLIRKHDLLALPVVDEYGQMLGIVTVDDVIDTMIADTTEAAQKFGGMEALGQPYMKIGFAGMIRKRAGWLAALFLGEMLTASAMQHFEGELEKAVVLTLFIPLIMSSGGNSGSQATSLIIRALALGELKLSDWWKVLLRELPTGIVLGAILGLVGFIRIVFWQTAGLYDYGPHWQMVAATVFAALIGIVTFGSMCGSMLPFVLQKLRLDPASASAPFVATLVDVTGLVIYFSVALLILSGTLL, from the coding sequence ATGAATATCAATCGCTTCCCTCTTCGGGCAGGCCATGCCGCCCGTGCCTTCATCAACAACAGCCGCGGCGCGACGATCGCCGAACGCGTCGAGGCGTTGAATGCGCTCAGCGTCCAGGACGCCGGGCGTGTGCTATCAGGCATGCCGCTCGATTATGCCGTCAACATCCTCGACCGGCCGGAGCTTCGCAACGCCGCTGAGATCCTCGCGCTGATCAGCGCCGAGGAGGCCGCACGACTGCTGCACGGCATGTCCAACGACCGCGTCGCCGACGTGCTGCTCGAACTCGACGGTGAGACCCGCGCCAGGCTGTTTGCCAGCCTCGACGAGCCGGTGCGCATCGCCATCCAGCACCTGATGGGTTATCCGCCGCGCACGGCCGGCGGCATCATGACGACGGAATTCGTCAGTGTGCCGGACAGCTGGACCGTCGCCCAGACGCTCGACCATGTGCGCCAGGTCGAACGCTCGCGCGAGACCGTCTACGCCATCTATGTGCTCGATGAGATCAGCCACGCGCTGCAGCATGTGGTGACGCTGCGCCGTCTCATCACCGGCGAGCCCGACGCATCTATCCTCTCCGTGGCTCAGAAGGGCGCGCCGGTTTCGGCCGATCCACTGATGAAGCAGGAGGACGTCGCCCGGCTGATCCGCAAACACGATCTGCTCGCCTTACCCGTCGTAGACGAATATGGACAGATGCTCGGCATCGTAACCGTCGACGACGTGATCGACACGATGATCGCAGACACGACGGAAGCGGCCCAGAAGTTCGGCGGCATGGAGGCGCTCGGCCAGCCCTATATGAAGATCGGCTTCGCCGGCATGATCCGCAAACGCGCCGGCTGGCTCGCCGCCCTCTTCCTCGGAGAGATGCTGACGGCCAGCGCCATGCAGCATTTCGAAGGCGAACTGGAAAAGGCCGTGGTGCTGACGCTGTTCATCCCGCTGATCATGAGCTCGGGCGGCAATTCCGGCTCGCAGGCGACCTCGCTGATCATCCGGGCCCTAGCACTCGGCGAATTGAAGCTCTCGGACTGGTGGAAAGTTCTTCTCCGTGAACTGCCGACCGGCATAGTGCTCGGCGCGATCCTCGGCCTTGTCGGCTTCATCCGCATCGTCTTCTGGCAGACGGCCGGGCTCTACGACTACGGTCCGCACTGGCAGATGGTCGCGGCCACGGTGTTTGCCGCGCTGATCGGAATCGTCACCTTCGGCTCGATGTGCGGCTCGATGCTGCCGTTCGTGCTGCAGAAACTCCGGCTCGATCCGGCCAGCGCCTCGGCTCCCTTCGTCGCCACGCTGGTCGACGTCACCGGACTCGTCATTTACTTCTCGGTGGCGCTGCTCATCCTCAGCGGGACGCTGCTGTAG
- a CDS encoding winged helix-turn-helix transcriptional regulator, which yields MSLPRAKLVRNFPGCPVEATLSYLDGKWKGVILFHLMKGTLRFNELRRNLPAVTQRMLTKQLRELEESGLVSRTVFPVVPPRVEYAMTPLGMTLKPVVDALAAWGDDYVFCSPEGRELRMSSGGLHAPASPLQAG from the coding sequence ATGTCGTTGCCGCGCGCGAAACTCGTCAGGAACTTTCCCGGTTGCCCTGTCGAGGCGACGCTGAGCTACCTCGACGGCAAATGGAAGGGCGTGATCCTTTTTCACCTCATGAAGGGCACACTGCGCTTCAACGAACTGCGCCGCAATCTGCCGGCCGTCACCCAGCGTATGCTGACAAAGCAGTTACGCGAACTCGAAGAGTCGGGTCTGGTGTCGCGTACCGTCTTTCCGGTGGTGCCGCCGCGTGTCGAATATGCGATGACGCCGCTCGGCATGACGCTGAAGCCGGTCGTTGATGCGCTTGCCGCCTGGGGCGACGATTATGTCTTCTGCAGCCCGGAAGGACGCGAGCTGCGCATGTCGTCAGGCGGGCTGCACGCGCCGGCTTCGCCTCTCCAGGCGGGCTGA
- a CDS encoding SDR family oxidoreductase, which yields MDLGIKGKRALVLASSRGLGLGIGVALAREGANVLLCGRSGEQLEANCKAINSEGKGRADWIWADLTDDHFVKTATTAVKDKFDGLDILVNNTGGPTPGTTEDMTAEKLETYFLSMVARVITLTNALLPDMKAQGWGRILTIASSGVIEPIPNLALSNTLRPALAGWSKTLASEVGSFGITTNLLLPGSILTGRLDDLDGAAAKRTGKSIEEIRADKEARIPVGRYGSVEEFAATAAFLCSESASYITGSLIRCDGGAARSV from the coding sequence ATGGATCTCGGCATCAAGGGCAAAAGGGCACTCGTTCTCGCCTCCTCGCGCGGGCTTGGCCTCGGCATAGGCGTGGCGCTGGCGCGGGAAGGCGCAAACGTGCTTCTGTGCGGGCGCAGCGGTGAACAGCTAGAGGCCAATTGCAAGGCGATCAACAGTGAAGGCAAAGGCCGGGCCGACTGGATCTGGGCGGACCTCACGGACGACCATTTTGTCAAGACGGCAACGACGGCGGTGAAGGACAAGTTCGACGGCCTCGATATTCTCGTCAACAATACCGGCGGACCGACGCCCGGCACGACAGAGGACATGACGGCCGAAAAGCTCGAAACCTATTTCCTTTCCATGGTCGCCCGGGTGATCACGCTCACCAATGCGCTTCTGCCTGATATGAAGGCGCAGGGCTGGGGCCGCATCCTGACGATCGCCTCATCAGGCGTTATCGAACCGATCCCCAACCTGGCGCTGTCGAATACGCTGCGCCCGGCGCTTGCCGGCTGGAGCAAGACGCTCGCCTCGGAAGTCGGGAGTTTCGGCATCACCACCAACCTGCTTCTGCCGGGCAGCATTCTGACGGGGCGGCTCGACGATCTCGACGGCGCCGCAGCAAAGCGGACGGGCAAAAGCATCGAGGAGATCCGCGCCGACAAGGAAGCGCGCATTCCGGTCGGCCGCTACGGCAGCGTGGAGGAATTTGCCGCAACGGCCGCCTTCCTGTGCAGCGAGTCGGCAAGCTATATCACCGGCTCACTCATCCGCTGCGACGGCGGCGCAGCACGCTCCGTCTGA
- a CDS encoding electron transfer flavoprotein-ubiquinone oxidoreductase — MTEMTELPERESMEFDVVIVGAGPAGLAAAIRLKQVNPELSVVVLEKGAEVGAHILSGAVVDPVGINRLLPGWREEEGHPFKTEVTADHFLLLGPAGSIRLPNFMMPPLMNNHGNYIVSLGNVCRWLATKAEELGVEIYPGFAAAEVLYDDKGAVIGVATGDMGIEKNGEPGPNYTRGMELRGKYTLIGEGVRGSLAKQLIAKFDLSSDREPQKFGIGIKELWQVTPENHQPGLVQHSFGWPLGMKTGGGSFLYHLEDNLVAVGFVVHLNYKNPYLYPFEEFQRFKTHPAIRGTFEGGKRLSYGARAITEGGYQSVPKLSFPGGALIGCSAGLVNVPRIKGSHNAVLSGMLAAEKVAAAIASGRSHDEVVEIENEWRRGDIGRDLKQVRNVKPLWSKFGTALGVALGGFDMWVNTLFGFSFFGTLKHGKTDAESLEPAANHKPIAYPKPDGVLTFDRLSSVFLSNTNHEEDQPVHLQVKDMALQKSSELGIYAGPSTRYCPAGVYEWVEKDGDKTFVINAQNCVHCKTCDIKDPNQNINWVPPQGGEGPVYPNM, encoded by the coding sequence ATGACCGAGATGACTGAGCTGCCCGAACGCGAGAGCATGGAGTTCGACGTCGTGATTGTCGGGGCGGGTCCTGCTGGCCTCGCGGCGGCGATCCGGCTGAAGCAGGTCAATCCGGAACTGTCCGTCGTCGTGCTGGAGAAGGGCGCTGAGGTCGGCGCCCATATCCTGTCTGGCGCCGTCGTCGACCCTGTCGGGATCAACCGGCTGCTGCCGGGCTGGCGCGAGGAGGAGGGGCATCCCTTCAAGACGGAAGTCACGGCGGACCATTTCCTGCTGCTGGGGCCGGCAGGCTCGATCCGCCTGCCGAATTTTATGATGCCGCCCCTGATGAACAATCACGGTAACTACATCGTCTCGCTGGGCAATGTCTGTCGCTGGCTGGCGACCAAGGCGGAGGAACTCGGCGTCGAGATCTATCCGGGCTTTGCCGCCGCGGAAGTGCTCTATGATGACAAGGGCGCGGTGATCGGCGTTGCCACCGGCGACATGGGCATCGAGAAGAACGGCGAGCCTGGCCCCAACTACACCCGCGGCATGGAGTTGCGCGGCAAATACACGCTGATCGGCGAGGGGGTGCGCGGTTCGCTCGCCAAGCAGCTGATCGCCAAGTTCGATCTCTCCAGCGACCGCGAACCGCAGAAATTCGGCATCGGCATAAAGGAACTCTGGCAGGTCACGCCCGAGAACCACCAGCCGGGCCTGGTGCAGCACTCCTTCGGCTGGCCGCTCGGCATGAAGACCGGCGGCGGCTCCTTCCTCTATCATCTCGAAGACAATCTGGTGGCGGTCGGCTTCGTCGTCCACCTGAACTATAAGAACCCCTATCTCTACCCCTTCGAGGAGTTCCAGCGCTTCAAGACCCATCCGGCGATCCGAGGCACTTTCGAGGGCGGCAAGCGGCTCTCCTACGGCGCGCGCGCGATCACCGAGGGCGGTTATCAGTCGGTGCCGAAGCTTTCTTTCCCGGGCGGGGCGCTGATCGGCTGTTCGGCCGGCCTCGTCAACGTGCCGCGCATCAAGGGCAGCCACAATGCCGTCCTGTCGGGCATGCTGGCAGCCGAGAAGGTCGCGGCGGCGATTGCATCAGGCCGCAGTCACGACGAGGTCGTCGAGATCGAAAATGAATGGCGCCGGGGCGACATCGGCCGCGACCTGAAGCAGGTGAGGAACGTCAAGCCGCTCTGGTCGAAGTTCGGTACGGCGCTCGGCGTGGCGCTCGGCGGCTTCGACATGTGGGTGAATACGCTGTTCGGCTTCTCCTTCTTCGGCACGCTGAAGCACGGCAAGACGGATGCCGAAAGCCTGGAGCCGGCTGCAAATCACAAGCCGATCGCCTATCCGAAACCCGATGGCGTATTGACCTTCGACCGTCTCTCCTCGGTTTTCCTGTCGAACACCAATCACGAGGAGGATCAGCCGGTGCATCTGCAGGTCAAGGACATGGCGCTGCAGAAGAGTTCCGAGCTCGGCATCTATGCCGGCCCGTCCACCCGCTACTGTCCGGCCGGGGTCTACGAATGGGTGGAAAAGGATGGCGACAAGACCTTCGTCATCAACGCCCAGAACTGCGTGCACTGCAAGACCTGCGACATCAAGGACCCCAACCAGAACATCAACTGGGTGCCGCCACAGGGCGGCGAGGGGCCGGTCTATCCGAATATGTGA
- a CDS encoding Lrp/AsnC family transcriptional regulator has protein sequence MPNLDKFDIAILKCLQEDARATNVEIAEKVNLSPSPCLRRIRNLERSGIIRGYTADIDRKEVGLGLTVFVEFKVIHHSRENSEAQQKALLAIPEIVSCFLISGTADFLAEVVVEDLAAYERLLTDTLLTLPNVSDIRSNFAIRSIKTHGPLKLPEGR, from the coding sequence ATGCCAAATCTCGATAAATTTGATATTGCCATCCTCAAATGTCTGCAGGAGGATGCGCGCGCCACCAATGTCGAGATCGCCGAAAAGGTGAACCTCTCGCCGTCGCCCTGCCTGCGCCGTATCCGCAATCTCGAACGTTCCGGCATCATCCGCGGCTACACCGCGGATATCGATCGCAAGGAGGTCGGTCTCGGTCTGACTGTCTTCGTCGAGTTTAAGGTCATCCATCACAGCCGCGAAAACTCCGAGGCGCAGCAGAAGGCGCTCCTGGCAATTCCCGAGATCGTCTCCTGTTTCCTGATTTCGGGAACGGCCGATTTCCTGGCCGAAGTGGTTGTGGAGGATCTCGCCGCCTATGAGCGCCTTCTGACGGACACGCTTCTGACCCTGCCGAATGTCAGCGACATCCGCTCGAACTTCGCCATCCGCAGCATCAAGACGCATGGGCCGTTGAAGCTGCCGGAAGGAAGATAA
- a CDS encoding DMT family transporter, translating into MSTIAFSNDKSPSQTLGYAAGSITVLIWATWFLATRHSAATSLGPIDIGLIRFGIPALALSPVWLRTGLLPKGLPLHLLAIMVAGCGAIFFLVTALAIHSTPAASSGILLGGSMPLATALIGMLLFRERPDVTRIAGLAAIVGGVMILLTRSLADASLPWTSFVLLPAGAVLWASYTHAFRRSGLTAIQASALIAAWSFLIIAGLALVFGVSLPQAPLAEIGLQVLSQGILSGLVAMVAYGTAVRTLGGTQAAAFTALTPVLATFGGGLLLGETIGIAEISAAVTTGIGVALSTGIAARRH; encoded by the coding sequence ATGAGCACGATCGCATTTTCAAACGACAAATCACCTTCGCAAACCTTGGGTTATGCCGCCGGCAGTATCACCGTCTTGATCTGGGCGACCTGGTTTCTGGCAACCCGCCACAGCGCCGCAACGTCGCTCGGCCCCATCGACATCGGTCTCATCCGCTTCGGCATTCCCGCGCTCGCGCTTTCGCCCGTCTGGCTCCGCACCGGCCTGCTGCCGAAGGGTTTGCCGCTCCATCTGCTGGCGATCATGGTCGCCGGGTGCGGCGCGATCTTCTTTCTGGTGACGGCGCTTGCCATCCATTCCACCCCGGCCGCCTCATCAGGCATCCTGCTCGGCGGCTCCATGCCGCTTGCCACCGCATTGATCGGCATGTTGCTGTTTCGGGAGCGGCCGGATGTAACGCGCATCGCTGGGCTGGCGGCAATCGTCGGCGGCGTAATGATCCTGCTCACCCGCAGCCTTGCCGATGCCTCCCTGCCCTGGACAAGCTTCGTCCTGCTGCCGGCCGGCGCCGTGCTCTGGGCAAGCTATACCCATGCCTTCCGCCGCTCGGGACTGACGGCCATTCAGGCGAGCGCGCTGATCGCCGCCTGGTCCTTCCTGATCATCGCCGGGCTCGCCCTCGTCTTCGGCGTATCGCTGCCGCAGGCCCCGCTTGCCGAAATCGGCCTGCAGGTGTTGAGCCAGGGCATTCTGTCAGGCCTCGTCGCCATGGTCGCCTATGGCACGGCCGTCCGCACGCTCGGCGGAACGCAGGCTGCCGCCTTCACGGCGCTGACGCCTGTTCTAGCGACTTTCGGCGGCGGCTTGCTGCTTGGCGAAACGATCGGCATTGCCGAAATCAGCGCCGCCGTGACCACCGGCATCGGCGTGGCGCTTTCCACCGGTATCGCAGCACGCCGCCACTGA
- a CDS encoding phosphotransferase family protein produces MTELDASEFRSLITRVFPELTASVFKLAAKGWDSMAVDVDDTLIFKFPRHLGAERALVKEAALLDIVRPSLSMAVPDMRIHDGPPIFSSHAKLEGEHLITEDYGALGEGDRQHLADDLARFYAELHALDADRLRAAGAGAIQSWQSPEAVRAKALPQLPSDIKGFAEAVVSDFEALPPDPYGKVYGFFDGHGWNMAFDFRQRRLNGIYDFADSGFGPLHQEFIYSNFISPDLTARIISAYEMLTGRSLDRRRIAIMTGFHRLSELAELSDDPANVEQMVRGVANWAAAAARIA; encoded by the coding sequence ATGACTGAGTTGGATGCCAGCGAATTTCGCTCTCTCATCACAAGGGTGTTTCCCGAATTGACGGCCTCCGTCTTCAAGCTGGCGGCAAAGGGCTGGGATTCCATGGCGGTCGACGTGGACGACACGCTGATCTTCAAGTTTCCCCGTCACCTCGGCGCGGAGAGAGCGCTTGTCAAGGAAGCCGCCTTGCTCGATATCGTTCGACCGTCGCTGTCGATGGCGGTTCCCGATATGCGCATTCACGACGGCCCGCCGATCTTCTCCAGCCACGCGAAGCTCGAGGGTGAACACCTCATCACGGAAGATTACGGTGCGCTCGGGGAGGGCGACCGTCAGCACCTGGCGGACGACCTCGCGCGCTTCTACGCCGAATTGCACGCGCTCGATGCCGATCGCCTGCGGGCGGCGGGCGCCGGAGCGATCCAGTCATGGCAATCGCCGGAGGCGGTGCGGGCGAAGGCTTTGCCGCAGCTGCCGTCTGATATCAAGGGCTTTGCGGAAGCCGTCGTCTCGGATTTCGAAGCATTGCCGCCCGACCCCTATGGCAAGGTCTACGGCTTCTTCGACGGTCACGGCTGGAACATGGCATTCGACTTTCGGCAACGCAGGCTCAACGGCATTTACGACTTCGCCGATTCGGGTTTCGGTCCGTTGCACCAGGAGTTCATCTATTCGAACTTCATCTCGCCCGATCTGACCGCGCGCATCATCTCGGCCTATGAAATGCTGACCGGACGCAGCCTCGACCGGCGGCGCATTGCAATCATGACCGGCTTCCATCGGCTTTCCGAACTCGCTGAACTTTCCGACGATCCGGCCAATGTCGAACAGATGGTCCGCGGCGTGGCGAACTGGGCCGCTGCGGCGGCCCGCATTGCCTGA
- a CDS encoding efflux RND transporter periplasmic adaptor subunit: protein MKKFWITVSIIAVAAVGLWQFGNLIPYASRIPYLSQFITQPVSGNGGGQQAQADQTLAGDNGQHQGGGRRRGSGPTVVKTVAAIKTTLPMDVTASGWADADDNTTIAAQEQGLIVSINAHDGATVKAGDLIAKLDDRTARAAVDKDNAMIVRDTATLSESETALVRAQDLFDQKAGTQQSLDQARAARDTAAATVDADKATLTSDKIILENTDIRAPFDGRLGDIAISQGAFVNAGSAIVTIAKYDPIYVKFHLQERYLRELKKALAAGPVEVSTAPNSTRGQVREGAISFYDNTVDTASGTILAKAKFDNVSGALWPGQSVNVIVHFNNDEQQVVVPTVAVSPGPDGFFAFVARGGKSHLTPVTVARANGGFTAIESGLQPGDHVVVEGQGQLNDQQAINEQFDEKTLDVAAAEVPRQQQQSETVTVRAQQ from the coding sequence ATGAAGAAATTTTGGATTACCGTCAGCATCATCGCGGTTGCCGCCGTCGGTCTCTGGCAATTCGGCAATCTGATCCCTTATGCTTCGCGCATTCCTTACCTCTCCCAGTTCATCACGCAGCCGGTCAGCGGCAATGGCGGCGGGCAACAGGCGCAGGCCGATCAGACCCTGGCTGGGGATAACGGACAGCATCAGGGTGGCGGGCGCAGACGCGGCAGCGGTCCAACCGTCGTTAAGACCGTTGCGGCAATCAAGACGACGCTGCCGATGGATGTGACGGCTTCCGGCTGGGCCGACGCGGATGACAATACGACGATCGCCGCACAAGAACAGGGGCTAATCGTCAGCATCAATGCGCACGACGGGGCGACGGTGAAGGCCGGGGACCTGATCGCCAAGCTGGACGACCGGACGGCCAGGGCAGCCGTCGACAAGGACAATGCGATGATCGTGCGCGACACCGCAACTCTGTCGGAATCCGAGACCGCGCTGGTGCGCGCGCAGGACCTGTTCGACCAGAAGGCCGGCACCCAGCAGAGCCTCGATCAGGCGAGAGCCGCCCGCGACACCGCCGCGGCCACCGTCGACGCCGACAAGGCGACGCTCACCTCGGATAAGATCATTCTCGAGAATACCGACATTCGTGCTCCCTTCGACGGCCGGCTCGGCGACATTGCCATCAGCCAGGGCGCTTTCGTCAATGCCGGTTCGGCTATCGTCACCATTGCGAAATACGACCCGATCTATGTGAAATTTCATCTGCAGGAACGTTATCTGCGCGAGCTGAAGAAGGCATTGGCAGCCGGTCCGGTCGAGGTGAGCACAGCCCCTAACTCCACCAGGGGGCAAGTCCGCGAGGGCGCAATCAGCTTCTACGACAACACGGTCGATACGGCCTCGGGCACGATCCTTGCCAAAGCAAAGTTCGACAACGTCTCCGGCGCCCTCTGGCCCGGCCAATCGGTTAACGTCATCGTGCATTTCAACAACGACGAACAGCAGGTGGTGGTGCCGACGGTTGCCGTCAGCCCCGGCCCCGATGGTTTCTTCGCCTTCGTCGCCAGGGGCGGCAAATCGCATCTGACGCCAGTCACCGTCGCCCGCGCCAATGGCGGCTTTACCGCCATCGAATCGGGCCTTCAGCCAGGGGATCATGTCGTCGTCGAGGGCCAGGGCCAGCTCAACGACCAGCAGGCCATCAACGAGCAATTCGACGAAAAGACGCTTGATGTCGCCGCCGCCGAAGTGCCTCGGCAACAGCAGCAGTCCGAGACGGTCACGGTGAGAGCCCAGCAATGA